In a single window of the Anabas testudineus chromosome 17, fAnaTes1.2, whole genome shotgun sequence genome:
- the per2 gene encoding period circadian protein homolog 2 isoform X5, whose amino-acid sequence MSEYSDSKPYHFLVLADQDGALGCRASTSSSMPRGASGCSSMAQLHQMGGYSQGRPDLGLPSDGSDSSGQDPPSSPHKHRKNGRSRSLPEEDVEMKSSGSSGSGTESHGNESHGNDSHGNESHGHESVGSSNGNSKDSALLESSESNKSSNSHSPSPPSSSNAFSLLSSEQDNPSTSGCSSQESAKAKTQKEVIKTLKELKLHLPPEKRHNNKSTTLNTLKYALRCVKQVEANEEYYQLRMINDSQPSGLDVSSYTIEEIDSITSEYTLKNNDIFAVAVSLMTGRIVYISDQAASILNCKRDVLKNTKFVEFLTPQDVSVFYCFTTPYRLPSWSMCTGAESSPPDCIQEKSFFCRISGGKECEGDLQYYPFRMTPYLMKVQDTVHTEDQFCCLLLAERVHSGYEAPRIPTDKRVFTTTHTPSCVFQDVDERAVPLLGYLPQDLIGTSVLLHLHPNDRPVMLGIHRKILQYAGQPFDHSSIRFCARNGEYVILDTSWSSFVNPWSRKVSFVIGRHKVRMGPVNEDVFMAPASPVREVKSMDSDIQEITEQIHRLLLQPVHNSGSSAYGSLNSNDHHVGMTSSSESLNNGCGSKMQRDEEDVSRTKARPRTFQEICKGIHLQKSQEQQMTKLDNKKSNGTESVQKHPAVVRPKDSAAPFNWRETGSTMEERRASFQEELTFNDQTCYSYQQISCLDSVIRYLESCNVPITMKRKCQSSSNTTSSNSEDDKQNGPGSMQVSEEPALLNDRPGLSVLDERDKNPSDTATAVVGSPLPLPVPNKPESVVSITSQCSYSSTIVHVGDKKLQPDSEIIEDVPGAGETAESGQNTGGPPCAVSPPSHERESYKKLGLTKQVLAAHTQKEEQAFLYRFRELRSLTALKGNCSQYLERHREQVTSDGTTEHNTDTHNKAVPAAPSCKQCGAGTEPTSRRGTRNKRTKSKRAKQIESSDSTASHQRQQQLRPPLLNPTSWSPSDTSQSTFPMAYPAMMPGYPFQVYPRAGSVAPYTETTPTGYVNIQGAQAPPCPPSIHPAPYANPMVTPIVALVLPNYMYPQMAPGPPPPQPVYQAESGSFPTQAQPFGQSVFLGQHTFTAPPSLSVHNQFNSQNHSAPQAGYLNPSFHFPPSSETPKAPVEGQSRSSTPQSGGGGRQASPPLFQSRCSSPLNLLELELSVERQDSTALSTGGPGNNTGEREKGSSGNQAKERELKQPSLSLLGPPGPLYCEGTPCVCDRLSWDKVFSRLSSYSEEASSRGDGNNSDANSSSSDMFDIILQEDSCSGTGSATSESMGSGSNGCRTSASGTSNSGTSKSRKSASGASASGTSGSGTGSNNSSKYFGSVDSSQSSQKTKGHLSSRERGAMEMEQSKHFNDIQKVLKEDREKLRLLQKNQPHFTEEQKKELIDVHPWIKKGDLPKAIDVKVCSCCDSSSEAAAVGEGLTDVDTGDTETAVVGCRREPREENTAVITCHSPSSGSGTQT is encoded by the exons ATGTCAGAATATTCAGACTCCAAGCCCTATCACTTCCTGGTGCTGGCGGACCAGGATGGAGCCTTAGGGTGCAGAGCTTCCACCTCAAGCTCCATGCCAAGAGGAGCCTCAGGATGCAGTTCCATGGCACAGCTTCACCAGATGGGTGGCTACAGCCAAGGTAGGCCTGACCTAGGCCTCCCCTCAGACGGCAGTGACAGCAGTGGCCAGGACCCTCCCAGCTCACCCCACAAGCATCGCAAGAATGGCCGCTCCAGATCGCTCCCTGAGGAGGATGTGGAGATGAAGAGCAGTGGATCCAGCGGGAGTGGGACCGAATCGCACGGCAATGAAAGCCACGGCAACGACAGTCATGGCAACGAGAGCCATGGCCATGAGTCAGTGGGCAGCTCCAATGGCAACAGCAAAGACTCGGCACTGCTGGAGTCTTCTGAAAGCAACAAGAG CTCAAACTCCCACAGCCCATCCCCTCCCAGCAGCTCAAACGCCTTCAGTCTGCTGAGCTCAGAGCAGGACAACCCTTCAACCAGCGGCTGCAG TAGTCAGGAGTCTGCCAAAGCCAAGACCCAGAAGGAGGTGATTAAAACTCTGAAGGAGCTGAAGCTTCACCTGCCTCCTGAAAAGAGACACAATAACAAGTCCACCACATTAAACACCCTCAAATATGCCCTGCGCTGTGTGAAACAGGTGGAAG ccaATGAGGAGTATTATCAGCTGCGGATGATCAACGACAGTCAGCCTTCAGGACTGGACGTATCTTCATATACAATAGAGGAAATAGACAGCATCACTTCTGAATACACGCTCAAAAACAAT GACATTTTTGCAGTAGCTGTGTCTCTCATGACTGGAAGAATCGTCTACATCTCCGATCAGGCTGCCTCCATCCTTAATTGCAAAAGAGACGTGTTAAAGAACACCAAGTTTGTGGAGTTCCTGACACCACAGGATGTTAGTGTGTTCTACTGCTTCACGACGCCATACCGCCTGCCCTCCTGGAGCATGTGCACTGGAGCAG AGTCCTCCCCGCCTGACTGCATACAGGAGAAATCCTTCTTTTGTCgtatcag TGGTGGTAAAGAGTGTGAAGGTGATCTGCAGTACTATCCGTTCCGCATGACTCCTTACTTGATGAAGGTTCAAGACACAGTCCACACTGAAGACCAGttctgctgcctcctgctggcCGAGAGAGTTCACTCTGGTTACGAAG CACCCAGAATTCCAACAGACAAACGCGTCttcaccaccacacacacaccgagctgCGTGTTCCAGGACGTGGATGAGAG GGCAGTTCCTCTCCTCGGGTACCTCCCACAAGACCTGATTGGCACATCagtcctcctccaccttcatcCCAATGATCGACCAGTCATGCTGGGCATTCACAGAAAGA tCCTTCAGTACGCAGGTCAGCCATTTGACCACTCGTCCATCAGATTCTGTGCACGAAATGGAGAGTATGTTATTCTTGACACCAGCTGGTCCAGTTTTGTCAACCCCTGGAGCCGCAAGGTCTCCTTCGTCATCGGGAGACACAAAGTGCGCAT GGGCCCTGTGAATGAAGATGTTTTCATGGCCCCAGCTTCTCCCGTAAGGGAGGTGAAGAGCATGGACTCCGACATCCAGGAGATTACAGAACAGATCCATCGGCTTCTGCTACAG CCGGTACATAACAGTGGCTCCAGTGCTTATGGTAGCCTCAACAGCAATGATCATCACGTAGGCATGACCTCCTCTAGTGAGAGCCTAAACAACGGCTGCGGGAGCAAGATGCAACGAGACGAGGAGGACGTGAGCAGAACCAAAGCCAGACCA CGCACATTTCAGGAAATCTGTAAAGGCATTCACCTGCAGAAGAGCCAGGAGCAGCAGATGACCAAGCTAGACAACAAAAAGAGCAATGGCA CAGAGTCTGTACAGAAACATCCAGCAGTGGTCCGGCCCAAGGACTCAGCCGCTCCTTTCAACTGGAGGGAAACCGGGTCGACTATGGAGGAGAGAAGAGCCTCGTTCCAGGAGGAGCTGACCTTCAATGATCAGACTTGCTACTCCTACCAGCAGATCAGCTGTCTGGACAGTGTAATCAG GTACTTGGAGAGCTGTAATGTTCCCATCACTATGAAGAGGAAGTGTCAGTCTTCCTCTAACACCACGTCCTCTAACTCAGAAGATGACAAACAGAACGGACCCGGCAGCATGCAGGTGTCTGAAG AACCAGCCTTGCTGAACGATCGGCCTGGTCTCTCTGTTTTGGATGAGCGAGACAAAAATCCCAGCGACACAGCCACAGCGGTAGTGGGTTCTCCGCTGCCCCTACCTGTACCTAACAAACCAGAGAGCGTGGTATCCATCACCAGCCAGTGCAGCTACAGTAGCACCATAGTTCATGTTGGAGACAAGAAACTTCAACCAGACTCAG AGATCATAGAGGATGTACCAGGTGCAGGAGAAACAGCAGAATCCGGTCAGAACACCGGGGGTCCTCCTTGTGCTGTTTCACCTCCGAGCCATGAGAGGGAATCCTACAAGAAACTAGGGTTGACCAAGCAGGTTTTGGCAGCCCATACCCAAAAGGAGGAGCAGGCCTTTCTGTACCGCTTCAGAGAGCTTCGCAGTCTCACAGCACTCAAAGGAAACTGTTCCCAGTACCTGGAGCGCCACAGGGAGCAGGTCACCAGCGATGGTACCActgaacacaacactgacacacataatAAGG CTGTACCTGCTGCTCCATCCTGTAAGCAGTGTGGAGCGGGCACAGAGCCCACGTCGCGACGAGGCACGCGCAATAAGAGGACCAAGTCAAAGCGAGCCAAACAGATCGAGTCCTCGGACAGCACGGCGTCCCATCAGAGGCAACAACAGCTGCGGCCTCCTCTTCTGAACCCGACTTCTTGGTCTCCCTCTGACACCTCTCAGTCCACTTTTCCCATGGCCTACCCTGCTATGATGCCAGGGTACCCCTTCCAGGTTTATCCCAGAGCCGGTTCCGTAGCTCCCTACACTGAAACCACTCCAACAGGTTATGTGAACATCCAGGGAGCTCAAGCCCCTCCCTGCCCACCATCCATCCACCCTGCTCCCTACGCCAACCCCATGGTCACTCCCATCGTTGCTCTAGTGCTGCCTAACTACATGTACCCGCAAATGGCACCAGGccctccaccaccacagccTGTGTACCAAGCGGAGAGTGGGAGCTTCCCCACCCAAGCACAGCCTTTTGGTCAGAGTGTGTTTCTAGGCCAGCACACCTTCACAGCTCCACCTTCACTCAGTGTTCACAATCAGTTCAACTCCCAGAATCACTCTGCTCCTCAAGCAGGCTACCTGAATCCTTCGTTTCACTTCCCTCCTTCCTCGGAAACTCCAAAGGCCCCTGTGGAGGGTCAGTCTCGCTCCTCAACGCCACAGTCTGGAGGAGGTGGGCGCCAGGCGTCCCCGCCGTTGTTCCAGTCTCGCTGCAGCTCACCCCTCAacctgctggagctggagttgTCTGTGGAGAGGCAGGACAGCACAGCGCTCTCTACTGGAGGACCAGGGAATAacacaggagaaagagagaaaggatcAAGTGGAAACCAGGCCAAGGAGAGGGAGCTGAAACAG CCATCTCTCAGTCTCCTTGGTCCACCTGGACCCTTGTATTGTGAGGGCACACCCTGTGTCTGTGATCGTTTGTCTTGGGATAAAGTGTTCTCTAGACTGAGTTCTTACAGCGAAGAG gCCAGTTCACGTGGGGATGGGAACAACAGTGATGCCAATTCTTCATCCAGCGACATGTTTGACATTATTCTCCAAGAGGATTCCTGCTCAGGCACCGGCTCAGCCACCTCAGAGTCCATGGGCTCCGGGTCCAACGGCTGTAGAACTTCTGCCAGCGGGACGTCCAACAGTGGGACATCTAAGAGCAGGAAATCAGCCAGTGGAGCTTCAGCTAGTGGAACCTCTGGCAGTGGAACAG GAAGCAACAACAGCAGTAAGTACTTTGGCAGCGTGGACTCATCCCAGAGTAGCCAGAAGACCAAAGGTCACTTGAGCAGCAGAGAGCGGGGGGCCATGGAGATGGAACAGAGCAAACACTTCAA TGACATCCAGAAGGTGCtaaaagaggacagagagaagctgAGGCTGCTGCAGAAGAACCAGCCGCACTTtacagaggagcagaagaaggagCTGATTGACGTCCACCCCTGGATTAAGAAGGGAGATCTGCCCAAGGCCATAGACGTCAAG GTGTGCTCCTGCTGTGACAGCTCCTCAGAGGCAGCAGCGGTCGGGGAGGGTCTGACAGACGTGGACACCGGTGATACAGAGACTGCAGTGGTCGGCTGCAGGAGGGAGCCTAGAGAAGAAAACACCGCTGTCATCACATGCCACAGCCCCTCTTCAGGCTCTGGCACtcagacataa
- the per2 gene encoding period circadian protein homolog 2 isoform X1 has protein sequence MSEYSDSKPYHFLVLADQDGALGCRASTSSSMPRGASGCSSMAQLHQMGGYSQGRPDLGLPSDGSDSSGQDPPSSPHKHRKNGRSRSLPEEDVEMKSSGSSGSGTESHGNESHGNDSHGNESHGHESVGSSNGNSKDSALLESSESNKSSNSHSPSPPSSSNAFSLLSSEQDNPSTSGCSSQESAKAKTQKEVIKTLKELKLHLPPEKRHNNKSTTLNTLKYALRCVKQVEANEEYYQLRMINDSQPSGLDVSSYTIEEIDSITSEYTLKNNDIFAVAVSLMTGRIVYISDQAASILNCKRDVLKNTKFVEFLTPQDVSVFYCFTTPYRLPSWSMCTGAESSPPDCIQEKSFFCRISGGKECEGDLQYYPFRMTPYLMKVQDTVHTEDQFCCLLLAERVHSGYEAPRIPTDKRVFTTTHTPSCVFQDVDERAVPLLGYLPQDLIGTSVLLHLHPNDRPVMLGIHRKILQYAGQPFDHSSIRFCARNGEYVILDTSWSSFVNPWSRKVSFVIGRHKVRMGPVNEDVFMAPASPVREVKSMDSDIQEITEQIHRLLLQPVHNSGSSAYGSLNSNDHHVGMTSSSESLNNGCGSKMQRDEEDVSRTKARPRTFQEICKGIHLQKSQEQQMTKLDNKKSNGTESVQKHPAVVRPKDSAAPFNWRETGSTMEERRASFQEELTFNDQTCYSYQQISCLDSVIRYLESCNVPITMKRKCQSSSNTTSSNSEDDKQNGPGSMQVSEEPALLNDRPGLSVLDERDKNPSDTATAVVGSPLPLPVPNKPESVVSITSQCSYSSTIVHVGDKKLQPDSEIIEDVPGAGETAESGQNTGGPPCAVSPPSHERESYKKLGLTKQVLAAHTQKEEQAFLYRFRELRSLTALKGNCSQYLERHREQVTSDGTTEHNTDTHNKAVPAAPSCKQCGAGTEPTSRRGTRNKRTKSKRAKQIESSDSTASHQRQQQLRPPLLNPTSWSPSDTSQSTFPMAYPAMMPGYPFQVYPRAGSVAPYTETTPTGYVNIQGAQAPPCPPSIHPAPYANPMVTPIVALVLPNYMYPQMAPGPPPPQPVYQAESGSFPTQAQPFGQSVFLGQHTFTAPPSLSVHNQFNSQNHSAPQAGYLNPSFHFPPSSETPKAPVEGQSRSSTPQSGGGGRQASPPLFQSRCSSPLNLLELELSVERQDSTALSTGGPGNNTGEREKGSSGNQAKERELKQPSLSLLGPPGPLYCEGTPCVCDRLSWDKVFSRLSSYSEEASSRGDGNNSDANSSSSDMFDIILQEDSCSGTGSATSESMGSGSNGCRTSASGTSNSGTSKSRKSASGASASGTSGSGTGSNNSSKYFGSVDSSQSSQKTKGHLSSRERGAMEMEQSKHFKYVLQDPLWLLMANTDHKVMMTYQLPSRDIQKVLKEDREKLRLLQKNQPHFTEEQKKELIDVHPWIKKGDLPKAIDVKVCSCCDSSSEAAAVGEGLTDVDTGDTETAVVGCRREPREENTAVITCHSPSSGSGTQT, from the exons ATGTCAGAATATTCAGACTCCAAGCCCTATCACTTCCTGGTGCTGGCGGACCAGGATGGAGCCTTAGGGTGCAGAGCTTCCACCTCAAGCTCCATGCCAAGAGGAGCCTCAGGATGCAGTTCCATGGCACAGCTTCACCAGATGGGTGGCTACAGCCAAGGTAGGCCTGACCTAGGCCTCCCCTCAGACGGCAGTGACAGCAGTGGCCAGGACCCTCCCAGCTCACCCCACAAGCATCGCAAGAATGGCCGCTCCAGATCGCTCCCTGAGGAGGATGTGGAGATGAAGAGCAGTGGATCCAGCGGGAGTGGGACCGAATCGCACGGCAATGAAAGCCACGGCAACGACAGTCATGGCAACGAGAGCCATGGCCATGAGTCAGTGGGCAGCTCCAATGGCAACAGCAAAGACTCGGCACTGCTGGAGTCTTCTGAAAGCAACAAGAG CTCAAACTCCCACAGCCCATCCCCTCCCAGCAGCTCAAACGCCTTCAGTCTGCTGAGCTCAGAGCAGGACAACCCTTCAACCAGCGGCTGCAG TAGTCAGGAGTCTGCCAAAGCCAAGACCCAGAAGGAGGTGATTAAAACTCTGAAGGAGCTGAAGCTTCACCTGCCTCCTGAAAAGAGACACAATAACAAGTCCACCACATTAAACACCCTCAAATATGCCCTGCGCTGTGTGAAACAGGTGGAAG ccaATGAGGAGTATTATCAGCTGCGGATGATCAACGACAGTCAGCCTTCAGGACTGGACGTATCTTCATATACAATAGAGGAAATAGACAGCATCACTTCTGAATACACGCTCAAAAACAAT GACATTTTTGCAGTAGCTGTGTCTCTCATGACTGGAAGAATCGTCTACATCTCCGATCAGGCTGCCTCCATCCTTAATTGCAAAAGAGACGTGTTAAAGAACACCAAGTTTGTGGAGTTCCTGACACCACAGGATGTTAGTGTGTTCTACTGCTTCACGACGCCATACCGCCTGCCCTCCTGGAGCATGTGCACTGGAGCAG AGTCCTCCCCGCCTGACTGCATACAGGAGAAATCCTTCTTTTGTCgtatcag TGGTGGTAAAGAGTGTGAAGGTGATCTGCAGTACTATCCGTTCCGCATGACTCCTTACTTGATGAAGGTTCAAGACACAGTCCACACTGAAGACCAGttctgctgcctcctgctggcCGAGAGAGTTCACTCTGGTTACGAAG CACCCAGAATTCCAACAGACAAACGCGTCttcaccaccacacacacaccgagctgCGTGTTCCAGGACGTGGATGAGAG GGCAGTTCCTCTCCTCGGGTACCTCCCACAAGACCTGATTGGCACATCagtcctcctccaccttcatcCCAATGATCGACCAGTCATGCTGGGCATTCACAGAAAGA tCCTTCAGTACGCAGGTCAGCCATTTGACCACTCGTCCATCAGATTCTGTGCACGAAATGGAGAGTATGTTATTCTTGACACCAGCTGGTCCAGTTTTGTCAACCCCTGGAGCCGCAAGGTCTCCTTCGTCATCGGGAGACACAAAGTGCGCAT GGGCCCTGTGAATGAAGATGTTTTCATGGCCCCAGCTTCTCCCGTAAGGGAGGTGAAGAGCATGGACTCCGACATCCAGGAGATTACAGAACAGATCCATCGGCTTCTGCTACAG CCGGTACATAACAGTGGCTCCAGTGCTTATGGTAGCCTCAACAGCAATGATCATCACGTAGGCATGACCTCCTCTAGTGAGAGCCTAAACAACGGCTGCGGGAGCAAGATGCAACGAGACGAGGAGGACGTGAGCAGAACCAAAGCCAGACCA CGCACATTTCAGGAAATCTGTAAAGGCATTCACCTGCAGAAGAGCCAGGAGCAGCAGATGACCAAGCTAGACAACAAAAAGAGCAATGGCA CAGAGTCTGTACAGAAACATCCAGCAGTGGTCCGGCCCAAGGACTCAGCCGCTCCTTTCAACTGGAGGGAAACCGGGTCGACTATGGAGGAGAGAAGAGCCTCGTTCCAGGAGGAGCTGACCTTCAATGATCAGACTTGCTACTCCTACCAGCAGATCAGCTGTCTGGACAGTGTAATCAG GTACTTGGAGAGCTGTAATGTTCCCATCACTATGAAGAGGAAGTGTCAGTCTTCCTCTAACACCACGTCCTCTAACTCAGAAGATGACAAACAGAACGGACCCGGCAGCATGCAGGTGTCTGAAG AACCAGCCTTGCTGAACGATCGGCCTGGTCTCTCTGTTTTGGATGAGCGAGACAAAAATCCCAGCGACACAGCCACAGCGGTAGTGGGTTCTCCGCTGCCCCTACCTGTACCTAACAAACCAGAGAGCGTGGTATCCATCACCAGCCAGTGCAGCTACAGTAGCACCATAGTTCATGTTGGAGACAAGAAACTTCAACCAGACTCAG AGATCATAGAGGATGTACCAGGTGCAGGAGAAACAGCAGAATCCGGTCAGAACACCGGGGGTCCTCCTTGTGCTGTTTCACCTCCGAGCCATGAGAGGGAATCCTACAAGAAACTAGGGTTGACCAAGCAGGTTTTGGCAGCCCATACCCAAAAGGAGGAGCAGGCCTTTCTGTACCGCTTCAGAGAGCTTCGCAGTCTCACAGCACTCAAAGGAAACTGTTCCCAGTACCTGGAGCGCCACAGGGAGCAGGTCACCAGCGATGGTACCActgaacacaacactgacacacataatAAGG CTGTACCTGCTGCTCCATCCTGTAAGCAGTGTGGAGCGGGCACAGAGCCCACGTCGCGACGAGGCACGCGCAATAAGAGGACCAAGTCAAAGCGAGCCAAACAGATCGAGTCCTCGGACAGCACGGCGTCCCATCAGAGGCAACAACAGCTGCGGCCTCCTCTTCTGAACCCGACTTCTTGGTCTCCCTCTGACACCTCTCAGTCCACTTTTCCCATGGCCTACCCTGCTATGATGCCAGGGTACCCCTTCCAGGTTTATCCCAGAGCCGGTTCCGTAGCTCCCTACACTGAAACCACTCCAACAGGTTATGTGAACATCCAGGGAGCTCAAGCCCCTCCCTGCCCACCATCCATCCACCCTGCTCCCTACGCCAACCCCATGGTCACTCCCATCGTTGCTCTAGTGCTGCCTAACTACATGTACCCGCAAATGGCACCAGGccctccaccaccacagccTGTGTACCAAGCGGAGAGTGGGAGCTTCCCCACCCAAGCACAGCCTTTTGGTCAGAGTGTGTTTCTAGGCCAGCACACCTTCACAGCTCCACCTTCACTCAGTGTTCACAATCAGTTCAACTCCCAGAATCACTCTGCTCCTCAAGCAGGCTACCTGAATCCTTCGTTTCACTTCCCTCCTTCCTCGGAAACTCCAAAGGCCCCTGTGGAGGGTCAGTCTCGCTCCTCAACGCCACAGTCTGGAGGAGGTGGGCGCCAGGCGTCCCCGCCGTTGTTCCAGTCTCGCTGCAGCTCACCCCTCAacctgctggagctggagttgTCTGTGGAGAGGCAGGACAGCACAGCGCTCTCTACTGGAGGACCAGGGAATAacacaggagaaagagagaaaggatcAAGTGGAAACCAGGCCAAGGAGAGGGAGCTGAAACAG CCATCTCTCAGTCTCCTTGGTCCACCTGGACCCTTGTATTGTGAGGGCACACCCTGTGTCTGTGATCGTTTGTCTTGGGATAAAGTGTTCTCTAGACTGAGTTCTTACAGCGAAGAG gCCAGTTCACGTGGGGATGGGAACAACAGTGATGCCAATTCTTCATCCAGCGACATGTTTGACATTATTCTCCAAGAGGATTCCTGCTCAGGCACCGGCTCAGCCACCTCAGAGTCCATGGGCTCCGGGTCCAACGGCTGTAGAACTTCTGCCAGCGGGACGTCCAACAGTGGGACATCTAAGAGCAGGAAATCAGCCAGTGGAGCTTCAGCTAGTGGAACCTCTGGCAGTGGAACAG GAAGCAACAACAGCAGTAAGTACTTTGGCAGCGTGGACTCATCCCAGAGTAGCCAGAAGACCAAAGGTCACTTGAGCAGCAGAGAGCGGGGGGCCATGGAGATGGAACAGAGCAAACACTTCAAGTATGTACTGCAGGACCCGCTGTGGCTGCTCATGGCCAACACAGATCACAAGGTCATGATGACCTATCAGCTGCCTTCGCG TGACATCCAGAAGGTGCtaaaagaggacagagagaagctgAGGCTGCTGCAGAAGAACCAGCCGCACTTtacagaggagcagaagaaggagCTGATTGACGTCCACCCCTGGATTAAGAAGGGAGATCTGCCCAAGGCCATAGACGTCAAG GTGTGCTCCTGCTGTGACAGCTCCTCAGAGGCAGCAGCGGTCGGGGAGGGTCTGACAGACGTGGACACCGGTGATACAGAGACTGCAGTGGTCGGCTGCAGGAGGGAGCCTAGAGAAGAAAACACCGCTGTCATCACATGCCACAGCCCCTCTTCAGGCTCTGGCACtcagacataa